The sequence TGAGCGCTTCGCTCAAGCTGGGTTCGTTGTCACGCTGTTCGATTATCGCCACATCGGTGCCAGTGAGGGAGAGCCTCGTGGACAGATGCTCCCGACCGAGCAGCACGAGGATTACCGCAACGCTATTACCTGGACTCAACTGCAACGAGAAGTTGATCCCAATCGCATTGGGGTTTGGGGCTTCTCCTATAGCGGTGGTCACGTGCTGCATCTAGCGGCATTTGATCGGCGTGTGAAAGCGGTCGTAGCCCAGATGCCGACCGTGAATCTTTTTCTCAACTCCCGTCGCCTGACTTCACCCCTTGACCTCGATGAACTCACAACGTTGCTTTCACAAGACCGCATCAAGCGGTATCAAACGGGGGAAGTGAGCTACTTTCCTCTGGTTGCCCCACCCGGACAACCGAGCTTTCTGCCGACACCCGATGCTTTCTCCTGGGTTGAATCCGCTAAAAGCGCTAGTGAAGGACGATGGGAGAATCGCATCACCTTTGAATCGATCGAGCATTCGCTCTATTACGAACCCGTTCCTCACCTTGAGGCGATCTTTCCCACGCCGCTATGTCTGATTGCAGGTGAGAAGGATTTTCTCGCACCTCCTGATTTGGTTGCTGCGGTCTATACCCGTGCGATGGAGCCGAAGTCTTTCACAATTTTGAAGGGTGGCCACTTCGACGGTTTCCAAGGAAAGGGCTTTGAGATTGCCAGTACAACTGCCGTGAAATGGTTTGAGAAATATCTCAAACAGGTCGAGGCTCCTGTCTTAGAGGTTACTGCTGCTTAGTGGCTTAGCGGTTTACACGATCGATTTTGGGGATCTTGCCAGTGCTATTTTATCTACAGATACAACTCTAGAAGCAATGCTGAACAGGCAATACTCAGGTAGATCGCAAACGCTCAATATCCTTCTTTGGTGGGACACCAAACATACGGGAATATTCGCGACTGAACTGAGAAGGACTCTCATAACCCACCTGATATGCCGCGTGGGTTACATCCGCATTTTCAGCCAGTATTAGGCGACGAGCTTCCAACAACCTCAACTGCTTTTGATACTGCAATGGACTCATCGAAGTCACCGCCTTAAAGTGCCGATGGAATGACACAGAGGACATGTCCGCTTGCTTTGCCAAATCATCAACGCGCAATGGTCTTGTAAACTCAGTTTTGATCTGCTTGATCACTGCTGCAATGCGCTGCATATGACTACCGGAGGTAGCAATCTGCCGCACTGCTTCGTTTTGGTCACCCATCAAGAGATGGTAGTAAATCTCGCGAATTATCATTGGTGCCAGGAATGGAATATGCTGCGGCGTATCCAAAAGCCGTGTCAGTCGGGTGGCACAATCCATCAACCACTTATCAGCATTGCTGACGAACAAGCCTCTTACTGAATTTTCTCGTTTATCCGGACTGCGCTGGATTTGGTCGATAATATCCCAAAGCTGAGTTGCGTCCAGGCTGAGCTTAAAGCATAAATACAGCTGATCTGCTGTCGCTTCTACAATCAATCCACTGAGCGGCAGATCAACTGTGACGACTATATATTGAGCCGCGCCGTAATGATAGGTTTCCTTGCCCAGTAAGGTTTCTTTTCTACCCTGAAGAATAATGCAAAGTGTCGGCTCATACACAGCACAGAGTGCTGTAGGGGCCACAGATTCTCGCATCAATTCTAACTGCTCAATAGCGGTCGAATGGATACCGTTACCCCTTCCATTGGTGTGCCGAACCACTAATGTTGCCAGTTCCTGACATAAATTGCTCACTGTATCCCTATTCATAATTTCAATCACCACGCTAGAGATTCAGGAATTCAGCCATTCTCACCCGCTCAGCTTAGGGGATGTTCACTCTAGAGGAAGCTCAACCATGACAGGATTAGGCAAGTATATGCAAGGTTTAGGTATTCAGTGTCATTTTTTTCAATTTTATGATGAACTCGCTTCAGAAAAAAATGATGAATGAAGCAATAATCAAGACACAAAAAACGTGTTTTGGTAGTTGGTTTAATCCGAAAATTGAACAAAAGTATGGTTATTTATCTAATGCAATAACGCTGTCATTCATTATTTTTCAGGAAAGCAGGTATGACTCAAAAAGCTTGAGTAATTTGTCTTATGTCGGGCCTCATTCGGACGAAGGATATCCCCCTCATCCTCCTTAATAAAGGAAGTACAGAGGGAATCTTAGGCCACTAGAACTTGAGGGAGATCTAGAATGCACAAAGGTGTATCTTACTAAATCGAGAACCATTATAGACGGTTTTCAATGCTAAAAATAGACAGCATAGGCAGTAAGTAAACTTACTTGGCAGTCCATCTTTGTATAAATAGTAAAACATTGAGTACTCAATTTAGTCAAAACAATTTTGTCATTGTCGGACGGAGCGAGAACCTCGATTAGTTCGA is a genomic window of Nodosilinea sp. FACHB-141 containing:
- a CDS encoding alpha/beta hydrolase; protein product: MHKRTASFDSKGLKCSVTFYTPDQAASGQRCPAIVMAHGIGLTKEMGLPPFAERFAQAGFVVTLFDYRHIGASEGEPRGQMLPTEQHEDYRNAITWTQLQREVDPNRIGVWGFSYSGGHVLHLAAFDRRVKAVVAQMPTVNLFLNSRRLTSPLDLDELTTLLSQDRIKRYQTGEVSYFPLVAPPGQPSFLPTPDAFSWVESAKSASEGRWENRITFESIEHSLYYEPVPHLEAIFPTPLCLIAGEKDFLAPPDLVAAVYTRAMEPKSFTILKGGHFDGFQGKGFEIASTTAVKWFEKYLKQVEAPVLEVTAA
- a CDS encoding AraC family transcriptional regulator, whose product is MNRDTVSNLCQELATLVVRHTNGRGNGIHSTAIEQLELMRESVAPTALCAVYEPTLCIILQGRKETLLGKETYHYGAAQYIVVTVDLPLSGLIVEATADQLYLCFKLSLDATQLWDIIDQIQRSPDKRENSVRGLFVSNADKWLMDCATRLTRLLDTPQHIPFLAPMIIREIYYHLLMGDQNEAVRQIATSGSHMQRIAAVIKQIKTEFTRPLRVDDLAKQADMSSVSFHRHFKAVTSMSPLQYQKQLRLLEARRLILAENADVTHAAYQVGYESPSQFSREYSRMFGVPPKKDIERLRST